One Cuculus canorus isolate bCucCan1 chromosome 2, bCucCan1.pri, whole genome shotgun sequence genomic region harbors:
- the ASTE1 gene encoding protein asteroid homolog 1, with protein MGIPGLSGFVEERGAFFAELRVRDTKLVIDGSSLCYQLYFSSAEDFRRGGDYAPFSTCLRSFFAALRACRVAPCVLLDGGRGAPDRKLRELARRARQRLEAARGLALTGSCEAADRKRQRGLALLPLLARDAFVQTVRALGVPFVQCFAEADRDIAGLANRWGCPVLSLDSDFYVFEVAGGYLPLSHFQWRGMRGEEGGYVPARCFCAERFRGHFGHVGRGLLPLFAALSGNDYVDAAAFEAFFSAVRLPGNGGKHARLQGLLRWLSQFAEPAEAVDNVLKHVKKHRREEMRELLHAAMEDYTPSDVNLEDFFSDGRYECEDAKKVGVPAWVHDAFARGKLSPLVMDAFILRSIFLHVQVENMQRPSAHSTALPIRQVIYGLLLGASPGAQAASPCKQSNKLPVVCEFDRLQSTLKKTFVQAASLPADFCDGHFSLDKLIEVPMSCRQMLLLETLGVKMSSLEPFPSHLQLPVAVTCYWICHSEPKVKLHQLKALLLMIVSGELHRITNDPDPTVLCAEDDRITYNVFLEWKEKKLQNKDFDLHAAHGFCQWQCCLQMGLYLNQLLCSPLPEPDLNRLYSGTLVHRLYQELKSTPSVENLFSLSPKMTQLYQVLLSTVESVVPPDFFQKMTKTKSKSCKKKKASNKKKEASRCAVPETQHLCNINRFASLGVDD; from the exons ATGGGCATCCCAGGGCTGTCTGGCTTCGTGGAGGAGCGCGGCGCGTTCTTCGCGGAGCTGCGGGTGCGGGACACCAAGCTGGTGATCGACGGCAGCAGCCTGTGCTACCAGCTCTACTTCTCCTCCGCCGAGGACTTCCGCCGGGGCGGCGACTACGCCCCTTTCTCCACCTGCCTGCGCTCGTTCTTCGCGGCGCTGCGCGCCTGCCGCGTGGCGCCCTGCGTGCTGCTGGACGGTGGCCGGGGTGCGCCCGACCGGAAGCTGCGCGAGCTGGCGCGGCGCGCGCGGCAGCGGCTGGAGGCGGCGCGCGGGCTGGCGCTGACCGGAAGTTGCGAGGCTGCGGACCGGAAGCGGCAGCGGGGGCTGGCGCTGCTGCCTTTGCTCGCCCGGGACGCTTTCGTGCAGACGGTGAGGGCGCTCGGCGTGCCCTTCGTGCAGTGCTTCGCCGAGGCGGACAGGGACATCGCCGGGCTCGCCAACCGCTGGGGGTGCCCCGTGCTCTCCCTCGACAGCGACTTCTACGTTTTCGAGGTGGCGGGCGGGTACCTGCCGCTGAGCCACTTCCAGTGGCGGGGGATgcgcggggaggaggggggctATGTGCCCGCGCGGTGCTTCTGCGCTGAGAGGTTCCGCGGGCACTTCGGGCATGTGGGGAGAGGCCTGCTGCCGCTCTTCGCCGCCTTGAGCGGCAACGACTACGTGGACGCGGCTGCCTTCGAGGCGTTCTTCAGTGCGGTGCGCCTGCCTGGGAACGGGGGGAAGCACGCCCGGCTCCAGGGGCTTCTGAGGTGGCTGTCGCAGTTCGCCGAGCCGGCGGAGGCTGTGGACAACGTGCTGAAACACGTCAAGAAACACCGGAGGGAAGAAATGAGGGAACTTCTGCACGCCGCCATGGAGGATTACACTCCGTCTGACGTGAACCTCGAGGACTTCTTTTCGGACGGAAGATATGAATGCGAGGATGCCAAGAAAGTGGGTGTCCCGGCGTGGGTACACGATGCTTTCGCCAGAGGTAAGCTGTCCCCGCTGGTCATGGATGCCTTCATACTTAGAAGCATCTTCCTCCACGTTCAGGTGGAGAACATGCAGAGGCCTAGCGCGCACAGCACAGCTTTGCCCATCCGACAAGTTATCTATGGACTGCTTCTGGGAGCATCTCCAGGCGCCCAAGCCGCTTCTCCATGTAAGCAGAGCAACAAGCTACCGGTTGTGTGCGAGTTTGACAGACTCCaaagcacactgaaaaaaacatttgttcaaGCAGCAAGCCTGCCCGCAGATTTTTGCGATGGTCATTTTTCTTTGGACAAGTTAATAGAG gtgCCCATGTCATGCCGTCAGATGCTTTTGCTGGAAACTCTAGGAGTGAAAATGAGTTCCCTAGAACCTTTCCCCAGTCACTTACAGCTCCCAGTTGCTGTGACGTGCTATTGGATATGTCATTCAGAACCAAAAGTTAAGTTGCATCAGTTAAAGGCTTTACTCCTAATGATCGTatctggagagctgcacaggaTAACAAATGATCCAG ATCCAACAGTTCTATGTGCTGAAGATGACAGGATCACATATAATGTATTTctagaatggaaagaaaagaaattgcaaaataaagattttgatTTACATGCTGCACATGGTTTTTGCCAGTGGCAGTGCTGTCTTCAGATGGGATTGTATCTCAACCAGTTGCTTTGCAGTCCTCTCCCTGAGCCAGACCTAAACAG GCTTTACAGTGGGACCCTTGTGCACAGACTGTATCAAGAGCTTAAATCAACACCTTCAGTGGAAAATCTGTTCAGTTTATCTCCAAAAATGACTCAGCTTTATCAAGTTTTGTTAAGTACAGTGGAGTCAGTGGTACCTCCAGACTTCTTTCAGAAGATGACCAAGACCAAATCAAAGTcctgcaaaaagaagaaagcatctaataagaaaaaagaagccagCAGGTGTGCAGTACCAGAAACTCAGCATTTATGCAACATTAATAGGTTTGCCTCACTTGGAGTGGATGACTGA